One Ancylobacter novellus DSM 506 genomic window, CGCGCGTCTCTCCGCTCGCCGTGCCGGTGATGCTGGAGATCGGGCGGGAGATGGTGGCTGGCGAGGCGCATGAGGCGCTGCTCGCCGAGGCCGAGGACGAACTGGTCAGGGAGGCGATGGACGGTGCCGATGTCAGTTGGGACGGCGCTGGAGGAGATCGGCGTGGCTGAGGACGGCCTCGTCATCGCCGGCGCGCGCCTCGTGCTCGATCCCGCCGGCGCCCTCTGGTGGCCGGCCGAGCGCATGCTCATCGTCGCCGATTTGCATCTGGAGAAGGGCTCCTCCTTCGCCGCCCGCGGCGTGCCGCTGCCGCCCTACGACACGCGCGCGACGCTGGCCCTGCTCACGCAGATCGTCGCGCGGCGCAATGCCCGCACCATCGTCGCGCTGGGCGACAGCTTCCACGACCGCCGCGGTGCCGACCGCCTCGGCGAGGAGGAGCGGGCCAGCATCGCCGCGCTGATGCGCGGGCGGGAGATGATCTGGGTCGCCGGCAACCACGATCCCAACCCGATGCCGGGCCTCGGCGGCGTCCATGTCGACGAATTGCGCGCCGGTCCACTCACCCTGCGCCACGAGCCTTCGGGCGATGGCGCGGGCGAGATCGCCGGGCATTTCCACCCCGTGGCGCGTCTCGTGGTGCGCGGGCGGGGGCTGCGCCGCCGCTGCTTCGCCACCGATGGCGCCCGCCTCGTCATGCCGGCGCTCGGCGCCTATGCCGGTGGGCTGAACATCCGCGACGCTGCGCTGGCGCGCCTGTTCCCCGGCGCCTATGCGGCGCATCTGGTCGGCGGCGCCCGCATCTACCGCATCGCCCACCACGCCTGCCTGCCGGATCGCGCGGGCTGAAAAGGCGTCTTCCCGGAACGGTCGTCAGGCCGTATCCGGGATCGTCATCTGCTCTTGCATTGGAATGCGATCCCGGCTCTCGCTTCGCTCGGCCGGGATGACGGGATTTCTCAGCGCGACGCCGTCTTGCGCGGGACCTCGTCCCAGCTCACCGACGGCATGTCGTTGGCCTTTGCGTCGACCATCAGCGGCGCCCAGCTGTCCACCGTGCTGCGCAGCGTCGCCAGCGTCTTGGCGTCGACCTTGACGGCCATCTCGTCGCGCTTCAGCGCCGCCTCGCCGTCGCCGCGGGCGGCGGCCAGCGCAAACCAGCGCCACGCCTCGGCCGGGTTCGCCGTGACGCCGAAGCCGCGGGCATAGAGCACGGCGAGGTTATACTGGCTGTCGCGCACGCCGCGCTCGGCGGCGAGGGTGAACCAGGTCACTGCGGTCCGGTAGTCGGGCTGGCCGATGGCGCCGGAGGCGAGCATCACGCCGAGATTGTGCATGGCCGCGACATTGCCGGCATTGGCCGCCTGCTCATAGAGCTGGCGCGCCTTGGCGGGGTCGCGCGGCACGCCGTCCATGCCCTTCTCGTAGATGGTGCCGAGGCGGTAGGTCGCCGGCATGGAGCCGTTCTTGGCCGCATAGGCGAGCCATTCGGCGGCGCGCGCCGGGCTCGCCGGCACGCCCTCGCCGTCGGTGTAGCGGCGGGCAATTTCGAAGGCGGCGGCGGGATCGCCGGCGAGCGCCGCGGCGCGCAGGGTCTGGCTGGCGATGCCGCCCGGCAGTTCGGTCGGCAGCGACATGCTGGACGGGCCGATCGGCGCCGGGGCGGGCGGCATGGCGTCGGGAGTCGCCTCGGGAGCGGCGGCGGGCGCCGGCGGCTGCGGGCGTGGCGCGCTCTTGCCGACCGAGCCGGTGATGTCCTCGGGCGCCGGCAGGCTGCCGGGTGGCGTGGGCTTGGCGGCTGGGGGCAGCTTGGCGGTGTTGGACACGGCCGGCGCGGCGGCGCGCAACTGCTGCTCGCGCATTTGCGCCAGGAAATGCCAGGAGCCATAGGCCAGCGCCGAGCCGCACAGGCCGATCAGCAGCATGGCGCGAATGCGCGCCAGCCAGCGGGTCGGCGGACGGCGGTTGCGCTCGGTGATGTGGCTGCGCAGTTCCGGCGTGCCGGCGCCGGCCGGCAGGGTGGCGCGGCGTGCCTGGGCGATGAAGGCGGCGCGGTTGGGCGCGCCCGGCGCCGCGGCCGGAGCGGCCGGATGCACCACGTTCGGCACCGTCGGGGCATTGCCGCGCGCGGCGGCATTGGCCGCGGCCTGCGCGTCGAGGTCGACGGGCCGGAAGTCGAATTCGTCGTCGATGGGGGTGGTTGCCACCTGTTCGGGCGCAGCCGCGGCCTCGGGAGCCGGCGCGGTTTCCCCGCGCAGGGCCGCAACATCGGCGGAACGGCTCAGCTCCTCCAGCGCGGCGCGCATGAGCTGCGGCTCGAAGGGCTTGGGGATCGAGGCCGGCGGCGGCGAGAACACGGCCTCCGGCACGGCTGGGGCGGCCGCCTCGACCGGCGCCATGATGGCCGTAGCCACGGGGGCTGCGGGAGGCGCTTCGCGCTCGGCTTCCAGCGCCGCGATCTCGCGCTTGATCCGCGTCGCGCCGCCATTCGGGTTTCCGCCCGCGGGGGGGCGGGGGCGCGAGCCGGTGGCGAGGAAGGTGGCGCGGGTCTCCTCCATCTGGATGAACAGGTCGTTGACCACGCGCTCGATGCTGGCGAGCTGGCCGGCGATCTCCGCTCCCGCCACCGCCTTCTCGATCTTCTGTGTCAGCTCGGAGATTTGCCGGCCCAGCACGTCGAGGCGCAGATTCTCCTCCGGCCGCTCGATCCGCTCCATGCGATCGGCGAGGCCGCGAAGCATCGCCTCCAGCCCCGGCGGCATCTCGTGCCGGGCGCTGGCGAGGCTCGACTGGATGGAATCGAGCCGGCCAATCAGGTCGTTCAGCGGCAGCACCGGCGCCGGCTGGCTGGCGATGCGGTCGGCCAGCGTGTCGAGGCGCCGCTCCAGCGAGCCCACGGCCGAGCGGATCACCCGGTCCTCGTTGGCCGCCATCTCCGACACCTTGGTGGCGAGCAGCGACACCTGCTCGGCCAGAAGGCGCACGGAATCGGCGGAGAGGGTGCGCGCCAGCAGGTCGCGGATCTCGGTCGCTTGCGCCTGCAGTCGGGCGATGGTGGCGCCGTCGACCGCCTTGGCGTTGACGATGTCGAGCTTGCGCTCCAGCGAATCGATGCGGCCGAGCAGCAGCGCCGGATGCTCCGGCAGCTTGAGCCCGCCGATCATGTCGCGCAGCGCCAGAAGGGTGGCGCGCAGCTCCTCGTCGCGCGTGCCGGAACGCTCGACGCGGTCGGCGAGCTGCTGGACCACGCGCTGCAATTCGTCCACCGCGCGGCGCGGTGCCAGCATGCCGAGCGACTGGCGCATGTCGCCGAGCTCGCCCTGCAATGCGGAGAGCGCCTCGTTGATCGGCGAGCGCGACGGCGCGGAGGGGGCGATCGACGGCGCGACGGGGTGCGAGGGCGGCACGGGCGAGGGCGGCACGGGATTGGCGCGGGTGGGGAAGGGGCCGCCGGCGAAGGGATCGCGGATGAAGCGGTCACGGATCGAATCGCGCGCCACGCTCTCGCGCGGCGCGGCGGAGGACGCCGGGCGCGGCGGTGGTTCGAAGGCCGGCGGTGTGCGGCGGCGGGTGATCTCGCTGTCGAGCTCGTGCTGGCGGGCGGCGATCTCGGCGACCGCCATCTCCACCGGGTCGGCTGCGCGGGTGGCCGGGGCCTCGGCGCGCGGAGGCATCAGGTTCAGCGCCTCGAGCCGCTCATTGAGCTCGCGGATGGTGGTTTCGAGGCGGTCGTCGACCTTCACCGGCGCGGGGGCCGGTGGCGGCTCGGCCGGGGCAGCGGCGGCGCCGCCCATCTGCTCGATCTGGCCGGAAAGCTGTTCGATGCGGCGCTGCAGGTCGGCGACGCTGCCGACCGGATCGGGAGCGCCCGGCGCCGGCGCGGCAGCGGCCATGGTGCCGAAGAGCTGGCTCTTCAGCCACTCCTCCAGAGGCATGCCGGCCCGCTGCGCCGCCTCGCTCATGGCTTGCCAGGCTTCCGGAGCGATCTGCCCGGCCGTCGAAGGGGCCCCTTGCCTCACCTTGTTCTCCGTCGCGTCGGGCGCCTGGCGCGGCGAGAATCGCCACAGCGGCGCTGGAGGCTGCTGACGCAACTGTTTCGATTCTTGGTAAATGCCGCGTTAATGCCCTACCGCCGTTGAGCTTTTGTCCGGCACCCTGTTCGGCGGCGTGCCGCGCGGAAATGCCCGGCGGGGCGCCGCCGACATCCCCTGCGTGCAGCTAACCTCTCCCCTGCATGGACCTCCGGCGGCGCCTCCGCCCAGCTTGCCTCTCCTCGTGGCAAGTCACGCCATGTCGGCACAAGCTTTTGAAAAATAACGTCTTATTCCGTCATTTAACAGTAAGTTGCCCTAACGTCGGGTGTGACTTTCTCCCCTAGCGGCAACCTCTCTGCGACAGTGCGGCAACATCGCTGACGCGTTGTCCTGCCCCTTACCCGGAGTTGCCGACATGGATTTCACCTCCTTCGAGGCCGAACGCACCGCAGACACGCATGCCGCCCCGTCGGGCGAAAATGCCTTCTTCACCATTGGTGACCTCGCCCGCGAATTCGGCGTCACGCTGCGCGCGCTGCGCTTCTATGAGGACAAGGGCCTGCTCGCCCCCCGCCGCGAGGGCCTGACCCGTCTCTACAGCCCGGCCGAGCGGTCGCGCCTCGCCATCATCCTGAAGGGCAAGAAGCTCGGCTTCACCCTTGCCGAGATCAAGGCGATGGTCGCCCTGCGCGAAGGCACCGCCCCGGCCGGTGGCCTCGCCCTTACCCGCGAGAAATGTGTGGAGCAGCTCGCCCTGCTCGAGACGCAGAAGACCGAGATCGAGGAAGCCATCGGCGAACTCCGCCAGATGGTCGCCGCCTTCTCCTCGCGCTCGGCCGCCTGAACTTCATCCTCCTCCCCTGACGACCACCGGCGGCGCCCCTTGCGGGCGCCGCTGGCTTTTGGGGGCTGCGTTCGCGGGCGGGGTGCTCTAGCGTGAGGCCAGATTCGTCTGCCGAGTGCCCCCATGTCCCGTTCCATCGACTATTACTTCTCCATCGCCAGCCCCTGGGCCTTCATCGGTCATTCGCCCTTCCTCGACGTGGCGAAGCGCCACGGCGCGCGGATCAATTTCCGCCCGGTCTTCCTCGGCGAATTGTTCGCCGACACCGGTGGGCTGCCGCTCGCCCGGCGCCATCCGGCACGTCAGCGCTACCGCCTCGTCGAACTGAAGCGCTGGCGCGAGGCGCGCGGCCTCGACTTCCATCTCAGCCCGGCGCACTGGCCGCTCGA contains:
- the pdeM gene encoding ligase-associated DNA damage response endonuclease PdeM produces the protein MSVGTALEEIGVAEDGLVIAGARLVLDPAGALWWPAERMLIVADLHLEKGSSFAARGVPLPPYDTRATLALLTQIVARRNARTIVALGDSFHDRRGADRLGEEERASIAALMRGREMIWVAGNHDPNPMPGLGGVHVDELRAGPLTLRHEPSGDGAGEIAGHFHPVARLVVRGRGLRRRCFATDGARLVMPALGAYAGGLNIRDAALARLFPGAYAAHLVGGARIYRIAHHACLPDRAG
- a CDS encoding tetratricopeptide repeat protein, translating into MSEAAQRAGMPLEEWLKSQLFGTMAAAAPAPGAPDPVGSVADLQRRIEQLSGQIEQMGGAAAAPAEPPPAPAPVKVDDRLETTIRELNERLEALNLMPPRAEAPATRAADPVEMAVAEIAARQHELDSEITRRRTPPAFEPPPRPASSAAPRESVARDSIRDRFIRDPFAGGPFPTRANPVPPSPVPPSHPVAPSIAPSAPSRSPINEALSALQGELGDMRQSLGMLAPRRAVDELQRVVQQLADRVERSGTRDEELRATLLALRDMIGGLKLPEHPALLLGRIDSLERKLDIVNAKAVDGATIARLQAQATEIRDLLARTLSADSVRLLAEQVSLLATKVSEMAANEDRVIRSAVGSLERRLDTLADRIASQPAPVLPLNDLIGRLDSIQSSLASARHEMPPGLEAMLRGLADRMERIERPEENLRLDVLGRQISELTQKIEKAVAGAEIAGQLASIERVVNDLFIQMEETRATFLATGSRPRPPAGGNPNGGATRIKREIAALEAEREAPPAAPVATAIMAPVEAAAPAVPEAVFSPPPASIPKPFEPQLMRAALEELSRSADVAALRGETAPAPEAAAAPEQVATTPIDDEFDFRPVDLDAQAAANAAARGNAPTVPNVVHPAAPAAAPGAPNRAAFIAQARRATLPAGAGTPELRSHITERNRRPPTRWLARIRAMLLIGLCGSALAYGSWHFLAQMREQQLRAAAPAVSNTAKLPPAAKPTPPGSLPAPEDITGSVGKSAPRPQPPAPAAAPEATPDAMPPAPAPIGPSSMSLPTELPGGIASQTLRAAALAGDPAAAFEIARRYTDGEGVPASPARAAEWLAYAAKNGSMPATYRLGTIYEKGMDGVPRDPAKARQLYEQAANAGNVAAMHNLGVMLASGAIGQPDYRTAVTWFTLAAERGVRDSQYNLAVLYARGFGVTANPAEAWRWFALAAARGDGEAALKRDEMAVKVDAKTLATLRSTVDSWAPLMVDAKANDMPSVSWDEVPRKTASR
- a CDS encoding MerR family transcriptional regulator, with the protein product MDFTSFEAERTADTHAAPSGENAFFTIGDLAREFGVTLRALRFYEDKGLLAPRREGLTRLYSPAERSRLAIILKGKKLGFTLAEIKAMVALREGTAPAGGLALTREKCVEQLALLETQKTEIEEAIGELRQMVAAFSSRSAA